Proteins from one Legionella taurinensis genomic window:
- a CDS encoding DotI/IcmL/TraM family protein, with product MKSSLLRNFFLLFLFSLPVFSYADAQDDEVAAWTQTTLLNTFTLDYDSYEEDIAANRINYTQNARDALRGFLGNYLSVIEENQLSLHPQALGNAQIINEGYFSGIHFWRINQAIAIPELSIQIAFSIVVVKVNGDPPYLVQSVSMIKQPYP from the coding sequence GTGAAGAGTAGCCTATTGCGCAATTTTTTTCTACTATTCCTTTTTTCTCTGCCCGTTTTTTCTTATGCTGATGCCCAGGATGATGAGGTTGCCGCTTGGACTCAGACCACGTTATTGAACACATTTACCCTGGATTACGACAGTTACGAAGAGGACATTGCTGCCAATCGCATCAATTACACTCAAAATGCCAGAGACGCGCTGCGAGGCTTCCTTGGCAATTACCTTTCCGTTATTGAAGAAAACCAGCTCTCTCTGCACCCGCAGGCTTTGGGCAACGCGCAAATCATCAATGAAGGTTATTTTTCCGGCATTCATTTCTGGCGGATTAATCAGGCCATTGCCATACCCGAATTAAGCATCCAAATTGCCTTTTCCATTGTGGTGGTTAAAGTCAATGGCGACCCGCCCTACCTGGTGCAAAGCGTCAGCATGATTAAGCAACCTTATCCTTAA
- the uvrA gene encoding excinuclease ABC subunit UvrA, giving the protein MHSITIRGARTHNLKNIDVTIPRDKLTVITGLSGSGKSSLAFDTLYAEGQRRYVESLSAYARQFLSMMEKPDVDAIEGLSPAISIEQKATSHNPRSTVGTITEIYDYLRLLFARVGEPRCPRHHISLHAQTVSQMVDQVLSMPADSKAMILAPVVRERKGEHLQLIQQLQAQGYVRARIDGELCELDDPPKLALRQKHSIEVVVDRFKVRDDIAQRLSESFENALNLAEGIAIVASLDNDFTEMVFSSKFACPECGYSLSELEPRLFSFNNPMGACPDCDGLGVDQYFDPERVVHDDTLSLADGAIRGWDRKTTYYFPMLESLAQHYQFDVETPFLDLPEKIRQIILYGSGSEVIEFRYQRPHGDFLSRRHAFEGIIPNMQRRYHESESSMVREELAKYLSSRPCQTCQGARLREEARHVFVDNKNLPEISAYSIENAYEFFKGLRLDGYKGEIAAKINKEIVERLGFLVNVGLDYLSLARSAETLSGGEAQRIRLASQIGSGLVGVMYILDEPSIGLHQRDNDRLLKTLLHLRNLGNTVIVVEHDEEAIRAADYVLDVGPGAGVHGGMIVASGKPDEIMANKASLTGRYLAGKESIPVPEKRVSVDKKRMIHLKGVTCNNLKGLDASIPAGLITCITGVSGSGKSSLINDTLYPLAANRLNRANLLTPCTIESLTGLEHCDKVIDIDQSPIGRTPRSNPATYTGLFTPIRELFSGTPEARARGYQPGRFSFNVRGGRCEACQGDGLIKVEMHFLPDIYVACDVCKGKRYNRETLEIQYKGKNIHEILDLTVEDARVFFDAIPVLARKCQTLIDVGLSYIRLGQSATTLSGGEAQRIKLARELSKRDTGNTLYILDEPTTGLHFHDTKQLLAVLFRLREQGNTIVIIEHNLDVIKTADWIIDLGPEGGSKGGQIIAVGTPEMIAASPQSYTGQFLKPLLPAAQESRA; this is encoded by the coding sequence ATGCATTCCATTACCATTCGCGGCGCGAGAACCCACAACCTGAAAAACATTGACGTGACCATTCCCCGCGATAAGCTCACAGTCATTACCGGCCTATCGGGCTCCGGCAAATCCTCATTGGCCTTCGACACCCTGTATGCCGAGGGGCAACGCCGCTACGTGGAATCGCTGTCGGCTTATGCCCGTCAATTTTTATCGATGATGGAAAAACCGGATGTGGATGCCATCGAAGGCCTGTCGCCGGCGATATCCATCGAACAGAAAGCCACATCGCATAATCCCCGTTCCACCGTAGGGACCATTACCGAGATTTATGATTACCTGCGCCTTTTATTTGCCCGGGTAGGAGAGCCCCGTTGCCCAAGGCATCACATCAGCCTGCATGCTCAAACCGTCAGCCAGATGGTTGATCAGGTTTTGTCCATGCCGGCAGACAGTAAAGCCATGATTTTAGCGCCGGTGGTTCGTGAGCGGAAAGGGGAACATTTGCAGCTGATTCAGCAATTGCAGGCCCAGGGGTATGTCCGTGCCCGCATTGACGGGGAATTATGTGAGCTTGACGATCCGCCAAAACTCGCTCTGCGGCAAAAACACAGCATTGAGGTGGTGGTCGATCGCTTTAAAGTGCGCGACGATATCGCGCAGCGGTTAAGCGAGTCGTTCGAAAATGCGCTTAATCTGGCCGAGGGCATCGCCATTGTCGCGTCGCTGGACAACGACTTCACAGAGATGGTGTTCTCTTCCAAATTTGCCTGCCCTGAGTGCGGCTACAGTTTAAGCGAACTCGAGCCGCGGTTGTTTTCATTCAATAATCCCATGGGAGCCTGCCCCGATTGCGATGGTCTCGGCGTCGATCAGTATTTTGACCCTGAGCGCGTGGTTCATGATGACACGTTAAGCCTGGCCGATGGGGCCATTCGCGGTTGGGACAGGAAAACCACCTATTATTTTCCGATGCTGGAGTCCCTGGCGCAACATTATCAGTTTGATGTGGAAACTCCGTTTCTCGATTTGCCGGAAAAAATACGGCAAATTATTCTTTACGGCAGCGGCAGCGAGGTCATTGAGTTTCGCTACCAGCGTCCGCATGGTGATTTTTTGTCAAGACGCCATGCGTTTGAGGGCATCATTCCTAACATGCAGCGCCGTTACCATGAGTCAGAGTCCTCCATGGTTCGTGAGGAACTGGCCAAGTACCTTTCCTCACGCCCATGCCAAACCTGTCAGGGGGCGCGCTTGCGGGAAGAGGCCCGGCATGTGTTTGTGGATAATAAAAACCTGCCGGAGATTTCTGCCTATTCGATAGAAAACGCCTATGAGTTTTTTAAAGGCCTGCGACTGGACGGCTATAAAGGAGAAATTGCCGCTAAAATCAATAAGGAAATCGTGGAGCGGTTGGGGTTTCTGGTGAATGTAGGGCTTGATTACCTCTCATTGGCCCGCAGTGCCGAAACCCTGTCGGGGGGTGAGGCGCAACGCATTCGTCTGGCCAGTCAGATTGGTTCGGGATTGGTTGGCGTGATGTACATTCTTGATGAACCGTCCATCGGCCTTCATCAACGCGACAATGATCGCCTGCTTAAAACCCTGTTGCATCTGCGTAATCTCGGCAACACGGTTATCGTGGTGGAGCATGATGAAGAGGCCATCCGGGCGGCAGACTACGTGCTGGATGTGGGACCTGGGGCCGGGGTGCACGGCGGCATGATCGTGGCAAGCGGCAAGCCAGACGAGATCATGGCCAATAAAGCCTCCCTGACAGGGCGCTACCTGGCGGGGAAAGAATCCATTCCGGTGCCTGAAAAACGGGTGAGTGTGGATAAAAAACGCATGATCCACCTGAAAGGCGTGACCTGCAATAACTTAAAAGGCCTGGATGCCAGTATTCCCGCAGGCTTAATCACCTGCATCACTGGCGTATCGGGCTCCGGCAAATCCAGTTTAATTAATGACACGCTCTATCCGCTGGCGGCCAACCGCTTAAACCGCGCGAACCTGCTTACACCGTGCACGATTGAATCGCTTACCGGGCTTGAACACTGCGACAAGGTGATTGATATCGATCAAAGCCCTATTGGCCGCACGCCGCGCTCTAATCCGGCAACCTACACCGGCCTCTTTACACCCATCCGCGAGTTGTTTTCAGGCACGCCTGAAGCCCGCGCCCGCGGGTATCAACCGGGCCGGTTCAGCTTTAATGTCCGCGGCGGACGCTGCGAAGCCTGCCAGGGCGATGGCTTAATCAAGGTCGAGATGCATTTTCTGCCGGACATCTACGTCGCCTGCGATGTCTGCAAAGGTAAACGTTACAATCGTGAAACGCTTGAGATCCAGTACAAAGGCAAAAACATTCATGAGATCCTTGATTTAACCGTGGAAGATGCCCGGGTGTTTTTTGATGCCATTCCAGTACTGGCCCGCAAATGCCAGACACTGATTGATGTGGGATTATCGTATATTCGCCTCGGCCAGAGCGCGACAACCTTATCGGGAGGCGAGGCGCAGCGCATTAAACTCGCGCGGGAATTATCCAAGCGCGATACAGGCAATACCCTCTATATTCTCGATGAGCCGACCACCGGTCTGCATTTTCATGATACCAAGCAGCTGTTGGCTGTTTTATTCAGGTTACGAGAGCAGGGCAATACCATCGTCATCATCGAGCACAACCTCGATGTCATTAAAACCGCCGACTGGATTATCGATTTAGGCCCGGAAGGGGGCAGTAAAGGCGGTCAAATCATCGCGGTGGGTACGCCGGAAATGATTGCCGCCTCTCCCCAATCCTACACAGGGCAGTTTTTAAAGCCATTGCTGCCGGCCGCTCAGGAAAGCCGCGCATGA
- a CDS encoding LemA family protein, giving the protein MGKFLIVLLVIVVIIAFWVIGIYNALIGMIEAINNNKRQIDIQLDRRFKVFESLIETVKKYMDYEQTTLKDVVALRNQAQAAKAAGDEQTRIAAENGISQIASGLNVVFEQYPDLKANQNVLQLQEEIVNTENKLSYAKQAYNDSIERYYAKKKSFVEAMVVNFFPAALDKQFEYWALPEEQIKANEAYTVKF; this is encoded by the coding sequence ATGGGCAAATTCCTAATCGTACTTTTGGTTATTGTGGTGATCATTGCCTTTTGGGTGATAGGTATTTACAACGCACTAATCGGCATGATTGAAGCCATTAACAACAACAAACGCCAGATTGATATCCAGCTTGATCGACGTTTCAAAGTCTTCGAATCGCTCATTGAGACGGTTAAAAAATACATGGATTATGAACAAACCACGCTGAAGGACGTGGTGGCTCTGCGTAATCAGGCGCAGGCGGCTAAGGCGGCTGGCGATGAGCAGACCAGAATTGCCGCTGAAAATGGGATTTCCCAAATTGCATCGGGGCTGAATGTGGTTTTCGAGCAATACCCGGATTTGAAAGCCAACCAGAACGTATTGCAGCTTCAGGAAGAAATCGTCAATACCGAAAATAAACTGTCCTATGCCAAACAAGCCTACAATGACAGCATTGAACGTTATTACGCCAAGAAGAAATCCTTTGTTGAAGCGATGGTCGTTAATTTTTTCCCGGCAGCCCTCGACAAGCAATTTGAGTATTGGGCCTTGCCAGAGGAACAGATTAAAGCGAACGAAGCCTACACGGTTAAGTTCTGA
- a CDS encoding glycosyltransferase family 87 protein: MTGKKLLLGFILATGVTLVYGLIFAMQFNKCIRLDISAFYSTSQALSQGLDPYQNFIPDYLPHAKKLPANLNPPIFLLLFRPFSQLPYEYAVPVWSLFIFALGICGAWLTFTLAFPMPFVKKHGALLLAVYLLLFSTLMDTAIVQMGSVIFFMVMAGYFAYIRGQDRLAGCLWGCITAIKLFPGLLLVFAFRQRRYAVCLAMALSFIVLWLIPLFTHSAILYEQYFTMMKRVLWYGDSWNASIHGYLYRLLIENAHPEPWILVLTKSLCLVFFALIFYGYCKAIKPGNHSANPHYAFCLTLLLMLLLSPFGWLYYFSLLLLPFCLSWQTLVTCRDIPPHLTALWFLAFFLVNVPLDYVMFTKMPDFVSRMTWYSLFFYGLVLFIYVVTRLLGRTYPKAQQSLHKSRELVVPFFLILALGAVIPVVFYGVSLLKTP; encoded by the coding sequence ATGACCGGTAAAAAATTACTCCTGGGGTTCATTTTGGCTACCGGGGTAACGCTTGTCTATGGACTTATCTTTGCCATGCAGTTTAATAAATGCATACGCCTTGATATCTCCGCATTTTATTCAACCTCCCAGGCCCTGTCCCAGGGGCTTGACCCTTATCAGAATTTTATTCCAGATTACTTACCCCACGCCAAGAAGCTGCCGGCCAATCTTAACCCGCCCATTTTTTTACTTCTCTTCAGACCCTTTTCACAACTCCCTTATGAGTACGCAGTCCCTGTCTGGTCATTGTTTATTTTTGCATTGGGTATTTGCGGTGCGTGGCTTACGTTCACGCTAGCCTTCCCCATGCCCTTTGTCAAAAAGCACGGGGCCTTGTTGCTGGCTGTTTACTTGTTATTGTTCAGCACCCTCATGGATACCGCCATTGTCCAGATGGGTTCTGTGATCTTTTTCATGGTGATGGCGGGCTATTTCGCCTACATCCGCGGTCAGGATCGTCTTGCCGGTTGCTTGTGGGGATGCATTACCGCCATTAAGCTTTTTCCGGGTTTATTGCTTGTTTTTGCGTTCAGGCAACGACGATACGCCGTCTGTCTGGCCATGGCCTTAAGTTTCATCGTTCTCTGGCTCATTCCACTGTTCACCCACAGCGCCATTCTTTATGAGCAGTATTTCACCATGATGAAGCGGGTATTATGGTATGGCGACAGTTGGAATGCGTCCATCCACGGCTACCTGTACCGGTTATTGATTGAAAACGCTCACCCTGAACCCTGGATTTTAGTTCTTACCAAGAGCCTCTGCCTGGTGTTTTTTGCCCTGATTTTTTACGGGTACTGCAAAGCCATCAAACCCGGGAATCATTCAGCGAACCCGCACTATGCGTTTTGTTTAACCCTGCTGCTCATGCTGCTGTTAAGCCCTTTTGGCTGGCTGTATTATTTTTCCCTGCTGCTGCTTCCCTTCTGCTTAAGCTGGCAGACACTGGTCACCTGCAGAGACATCCCGCCGCATCTGACAGCCCTCTGGTTTTTGGCCTTTTTTTTAGTGAACGTGCCACTGGATTATGTCATGTTTACCAAAATGCCTGATTTTGTAAGCCGGATGACGTGGTACTCCCTCTTTTTTTATGGCCTGGTGTTGTTTATTTATGTGGTGACGCGTCTTTTAGGCCGAACCTACCCAAAGGCACAACAGAGTCTTCATAAAAGCCGCGAACTGGTTGTGCCCTTTTTTTTAATCCTTGCTCTGGGTGCGGTCATTCCTGTGGTTTTTTATGGTGTAAGCCTGCTTAAGACACCTTAG
- a CDS encoding BON domain-containing protein gives MRALIHLIASTLLLLTVNFAHAETNLKEIEQTLSDSVITAKITAKFTKNRDLNPLKISVSTRDGVVTLNGHVNDREAFVNALRLTKNTKGVKTVETENLVIQPVNTSFTDAYITAKVEAAILKAKVFDDETIPLVGINATTSNGAVTLSGRVKTNKSIIAIVKRVNAVKGVKKIISNLEVNKES, from the coding sequence ATGCGCGCACTCATTCATTTAATTGCAAGCACCCTGCTTCTGTTGACTGTGAATTTCGCTCATGCGGAAACAAACCTGAAAGAGATTGAACAAACGTTAAGCGACTCCGTCATTACTGCCAAAATTACCGCGAAATTCACCAAAAACCGTGATCTCAATCCGCTGAAAATCTCGGTAAGCACCCGTGATGGCGTCGTAACCTTAAACGGCCACGTGAATGATCGGGAAGCCTTTGTTAACGCTCTGCGTCTGACCAAAAACACCAAGGGCGTTAAGACCGTTGAAACTGAAAATTTAGTTATTCAGCCAGTCAACACGTCGTTTACCGATGCTTACATCACCGCCAAAGTGGAAGCTGCCATCCTGAAGGCGAAGGTGTTCGATGACGAAACCATTCCCTTGGTGGGGATTAACGCCACGACAAGCAATGGCGCAGTGACCCTGTCCGGTCGCGTTAAAACCAATAAATCAATCATCGCCATTGTGAAACGGGTGAACGCGGTCAAAGGGGTAAAAAAGATTATTTCCAATCTGGAAGTCAACAAGGAAAGTTAG
- a CDS encoding sensor domain-containing diguanylate cyclase — MTANGLRSKRYYFCYALAAAAYLIGVVIMVGWITRAPQFATLGAGSLVMRFNTALCITLTSSAVFALALKKRLAMLLSLLSGLIGLFTLLEYASGWDLGLDYWLLIPQTTIDKGYPIRMGPNTAFCIVLLNAAILLYCLFKKTWTKLLQLVLVALVLCLGLAALFGYFLDIQLIYNWAGYPGMGAQSAFCFMLLSLSLSILFYYRHFKFYSKHSMVQTMTILVTGFLFFILLWQNFLNDAAEQLRRKIAADTRLIAKEIEVNLHDSFWATRRFFSRLNHHAFNDEAISEDAGNYLKDMPTLAAIAWGKEALSQHGPMDDLQKSHLLRLISLCQQGLKTQGMTVTVVEHAASGGVPYLCFAHNQGRPGWMFYNLQRIVSGAVKRADSELTGVEVHYGPITLFTQINEGSPAFIHRWAYSELLQLDFLTEPLVFKLWPSPRYVAENRPWLPIVTILLGLAITALLALVNLLRNKVAMDNTQLKTSITDKSRRLLEVESRYQRIYDNSPDLYLFVDRTCRVMECNQTFMRTLGIVRKKSLLGQSVFDVLNIKNTMLEKNIMNRIAATGVINNLELDLMNQFDSTSRMMLKVSPFIGADNQTIGYLFSFRDISNIKALQEELASKKYSENLFRENKAIYDLILDETTDGWWDINLETKECILSSKLLRSLGYERDHYTPTLDFFRDNAFPDDFKLLESNLKKHILSKGKYPLHQEVRYRHRNGKPVWILCRGQGIVDPDGRIRRVVGTHIDITTLKFTQEKLSLKNLELDLIYKTTRTILVTDTIQDAFKFCAATISQAIRFAVGLVYYVNEDSPHVESVWHQTMKGEAACSASLKSLELSKKEGIVGQVFQERKAVWLSSSSANPFSLEQAHCTHFKFSGALAFPIIVADEIYAVFEFLSDESHTAPIEDLDMIDLLASQMSLAVERKMAYSQLQHLALHDELTKLPNRRACMEMLELAISRAMRNKSEVGLMFLDLDDFKEVNDTYGHHLGDQLLVEVSQCFKQSIRGHDYLARLAGDEFLLIVTDFSSYSALSLLAKRLIESIPHPLVIDGIEVNVSVSIGIAVYPFAAKTAEALLQKADAALYKVKSEGKNSFYFSNPG; from the coding sequence TTGACGGCGAATGGATTAAGGTCAAAGCGATATTATTTTTGCTACGCGCTGGCAGCGGCGGCCTATTTGATCGGGGTTGTGATCATGGTTGGCTGGATAACGCGTGCGCCGCAATTTGCGACGCTTGGCGCAGGCTCTCTGGTTATGCGCTTCAATACCGCGCTTTGCATTACCCTGACGTCTTCCGCTGTTTTTGCACTCGCGCTTAAAAAGCGCCTGGCGATGCTTTTAAGTCTGTTGTCGGGTCTTATCGGTCTTTTTACCCTGTTAGAGTACGCAAGCGGTTGGGATCTGGGTCTTGATTATTGGCTGCTCATCCCACAAACCACCATTGACAAGGGGTATCCCATTCGTATGGGACCTAATACCGCCTTTTGCATTGTTTTGCTCAATGCGGCTATTCTTCTGTACTGTTTATTTAAAAAAACATGGACCAAACTGCTGCAATTGGTGCTGGTCGCTCTGGTGTTGTGTCTCGGTCTGGCCGCGCTGTTTGGTTATTTTCTGGATATCCAACTCATTTACAACTGGGCAGGTTACCCCGGCATGGGAGCCCAGTCTGCCTTTTGTTTTATGTTGCTCAGCCTGTCACTCTCCATCCTCTTTTATTACCGCCACTTTAAATTTTATTCAAAACACAGCATGGTTCAGACCATGACCATTCTGGTGACCGGGTTCCTGTTTTTTATTTTACTCTGGCAGAATTTTTTAAACGATGCGGCAGAACAATTGCGGCGAAAAATTGCAGCCGATACGCGACTGATTGCTAAGGAGATTGAGGTCAACCTGCATGACAGCTTTTGGGCTACCCGCCGTTTTTTTTCCCGTTTGAACCATCATGCGTTCAACGATGAGGCCATCAGTGAGGATGCGGGGAATTATTTGAAAGACATGCCTACGCTCGCAGCCATTGCCTGGGGTAAGGAAGCCCTGTCTCAGCACGGCCCAATGGATGATCTGCAAAAATCGCATTTACTGCGTTTAATCAGCCTTTGTCAGCAAGGATTAAAAACACAGGGGATGACCGTCACGGTCGTTGAACACGCAGCGAGCGGTGGCGTGCCCTATTTATGTTTTGCGCATAATCAAGGCCGCCCGGGGTGGATGTTTTATAATCTGCAGCGCATTGTGTCGGGGGCGGTGAAGCGGGCTGATTCCGAACTAACCGGTGTGGAGGTTCATTATGGCCCCATCACGCTCTTCACCCAGATCAATGAGGGAAGCCCGGCCTTTATCCATCGTTGGGCATACAGCGAGCTGCTGCAACTGGATTTTTTGACAGAACCATTGGTTTTTAAACTCTGGCCTTCGCCCCGTTACGTGGCAGAAAACAGACCCTGGTTGCCGATTGTTACTATTTTGCTTGGGTTAGCCATTACAGCCTTGTTGGCTTTGGTTAATTTATTGCGCAATAAAGTGGCCATGGACAACACCCAGTTAAAAACGTCGATTACTGATAAGAGCCGTCGTTTGCTGGAGGTGGAGTCCAGGTATCAACGGATTTATGACAATTCGCCTGATCTCTACCTCTTTGTGGATCGCACCTGCCGGGTGATGGAATGCAATCAGACGTTTATGCGTACTCTGGGTATTGTCCGTAAAAAAAGTCTGTTAGGGCAATCCGTTTTTGATGTGTTGAATATCAAAAACACCATGCTTGAAAAAAACATCATGAACCGGATTGCCGCCACTGGCGTGATTAATAACCTTGAACTCGATTTGATGAATCAATTTGATTCCACCAGCCGGATGATGCTTAAGGTCAGTCCATTCATCGGGGCGGATAATCAGACCATCGGTTATCTGTTCAGTTTTCGTGATATCTCCAATATCAAAGCCCTGCAGGAAGAGCTGGCCTCAAAAAAATACAGTGAAAATCTATTTCGGGAAAACAAGGCCATTTATGATCTTATCCTTGATGAAACCACGGATGGCTGGTGGGATATTAATCTTGAAACCAAAGAGTGTATTTTATCCAGTAAATTATTGCGCTCCTTAGGCTACGAGCGGGATCATTACACGCCGACCCTGGATTTTTTCCGCGACAACGCATTCCCTGACGACTTTAAATTGCTTGAGAGCAATCTTAAAAAACACATCCTGTCCAAAGGCAAATACCCCCTTCATCAGGAGGTGCGTTATCGCCATCGTAACGGCAAACCGGTGTGGATTCTCTGCCGCGGACAGGGCATTGTCGATCCTGATGGCCGAATACGCCGTGTGGTTGGTACCCACATTGATATTACGACATTGAAATTTACCCAGGAGAAATTATCGCTTAAAAACCTTGAACTCGACCTCATTTACAAGACCACCCGCACAATACTGGTCACCGACACCATTCAGGATGCCTTTAAATTCTGTGCCGCAACAATCAGTCAGGCGATCCGGTTTGCGGTAGGCCTGGTGTATTATGTCAATGAGGACAGTCCGCATGTCGAATCGGTCTGGCACCAAACGATGAAAGGAGAGGCAGCCTGTAGCGCCTCACTGAAAAGCCTTGAGCTCAGTAAAAAGGAAGGCATTGTGGGGCAGGTCTTTCAGGAGCGAAAAGCGGTATGGCTGTCCTCCTCCAGCGCCAATCCCTTTTCACTGGAACAGGCGCACTGCACCCATTTTAAATTCAGCGGGGCATTGGCTTTTCCCATTATCGTCGCGGATGAGATTTATGCGGTGTTTGAGTTTTTAAGTGACGAAAGCCATACCGCACCCATTGAAGATTTGGACATGATTGACCTGCTGGCCTCACAGATGAGTCTTGCGGTAGAACGCAAAATGGCCTATTCCCAGCTTCAGCATCTAGCCCTGCATGATGAACTGACCAAATTGCCCAATCGCCGTGCCTGCATGGAGATGCTCGAGTTAGCCATCAGCCGCGCCATGCGCAACAAAAGCGAGGTTGGCCTTATGTTTCTTGACCTTGACGATTTTAAAGAGGTGAACGACACCTACGGTCATCACCTGGGCGATCAATTGCTGGTGGAGGTCAGTCAATGCTTTAAACAATCGATTCGCGGCCACGATTATTTGGCCCGTTTGGCCGGAGATGAGTTTTTGCTGATTGTCACCGATTTCAGCTCCTATTCTGCTCTCTCGTTGCTGGCAAAGCGGTTGATCGAATCCATTCCTCACCCCCTGGTGATTGACGGTATTGAGGTGAATGTGTCGGTGAGTATTGGCATTGCCGTGTATCCTTTTGCCGCCAAAACAGCCGAGGCCTTATTACAGAAGGCCGATGCCGCGTTGTACAAGGTTAAAAGCGAGGGTAAAAACAGTTTTTATTTCAGTAACCCAGGTTAG
- the htpX gene encoding zinc metalloprotease HtpX: protein MALSDYHATTGNWREQLRRNQRKTRTVILLFIAIYVGVGLLVDVVILQSTYPGLSLEQCFSALLTLKAVPYATLTMGAVAVISLFAAYALYDRIMLMGTEYREITPETAANLQEKQLYNVVEEMKVSAGLQYMPKVFIIEANYMNAFASGYSEKSAMVAITRGLMEKLDRAEMQAVMAHELSHIRHLDIKLTLMVAILSNILLIVIDMLFYSVIYRRDRRGDNRLVLIIVLLRYVLPILTVLLTLFLSRTREYMADSGAVELMRDNEPMARALLKISQDHEQHAEQYNEEYGNTPHEQVRQASYLFDPSSFDPVKSLSSAFSTHPAVEERLEALGFKRKAPRA, encoded by the coding sequence ATGGCCCTGTCCGATTACCATGCCACGACCGGTAACTGGCGTGAACAGTTAAGGCGCAACCAGCGGAAAACCCGCACCGTGATTCTCCTGTTCATTGCCATTTACGTGGGCGTGGGGCTGTTAGTCGATGTGGTCATCCTGCAATCCACCTACCCGGGCCTTTCACTAGAGCAATGCTTCAGTGCGCTGCTGACGCTTAAGGCGGTACCGTATGCGACCTTAACCATGGGGGCGGTGGCTGTCATTTCCCTTTTTGCCGCTTACGCACTCTATGATCGCATCATGTTGATGGGAACGGAATACCGTGAAATTACGCCTGAAACGGCAGCGAATCTTCAGGAAAAGCAACTTTATAATGTCGTTGAAGAGATGAAAGTCTCGGCCGGATTACAATACATGCCCAAGGTGTTTATTATTGAAGCCAATTACATGAATGCCTTTGCCAGCGGTTACAGTGAAAAGTCAGCCATGGTGGCGATTACCCGCGGCCTGATGGAAAAACTCGACAGGGCGGAAATGCAGGCGGTGATGGCACACGAGCTAAGCCACATTCGCCACCTCGACATCAAATTGACCTTAATGGTTGCCATATTGAGCAATATTTTGCTGATTGTCATTGACATGCTGTTTTATTCCGTCATTTACCGCCGCGATCGCCGCGGCGACAACCGCCTGGTGCTTATCATTGTTCTCCTGCGTTATGTTTTGCCTATCCTGACAGTGTTATTAACGCTCTTTTTAAGCCGTACGAGGGAGTACATGGCGGACTCAGGCGCGGTGGAGTTAATGCGCGATAACGAGCCCATGGCCCGCGCCTTATTGAAAATAAGTCAGGATCATGAACAGCACGCCGAGCAATACAACGAGGAGTATGGCAATACCCCCCATGAGCAGGTGCGTCAGGCTTCTTACCTGTTTGACCCCTCAAGCTTTGATCCGGTGAAATCCTTAAGCAGTGCGTTCTCTACCCATCCTGCCGTTGAAGAACGGCTGGAAGCGCTTGGATTTAAGCGCAAAGCACCCCGCGCTTAA
- a CDS encoding PaaI family thioesterase, with the protein MKPITRFRIFLWQFSHFKVPLIGYLKPKLLSIDDAQAVVKLPLTRRSKNHLNSMYFGALSVGADLAGGLHGFYYAEKSKVKISLVFKSFQAQFIKRPEADVYFVCNQGEVVRQMIDESRQSGERINKPLAIEAFIHYDREPEEVARFILELSLKVVG; encoded by the coding sequence ATGAAACCAATAACCCGCTTTCGTATTTTTCTTTGGCAATTCAGTCATTTCAAGGTGCCGTTAATCGGCTACTTAAAGCCTAAGCTTTTATCCATCGATGATGCGCAGGCGGTGGTCAAACTTCCTTTAACCCGGCGCAGCAAAAACCACCTGAATTCCATGTATTTCGGTGCACTGTCGGTAGGGGCTGACCTGGCTGGCGGCCTGCATGGTTTTTATTATGCTGAAAAAAGCAAGGTTAAAATCTCCCTGGTGTTTAAATCCTTTCAAGCGCAATTCATCAAACGGCCAGAAGCCGATGTGTATTTTGTCTGCAACCAGGGCGAGGTGGTCAGGCAAATGATTGATGAATCCCGACAGAGCGGTGAGCGCATCAATAAGCCGCTTGCCATTGAAGCCTTTATCCATTATGACAGGGAACCGGAAGAAGTCGCACGGTTTATCCTTGAACTGTCGCTTAAAGTGGTTGGTTGA